A genomic segment from Polyangium mundeleinium encodes:
- a CDS encoding Rpn family recombination-promoting nuclease/putative transposase — protein sequence MSRPVFADPKTDFVFQRIFGSEEHKSALIGFLNDVLGLDHAHRITDVSFLPAEHRPKVSELKYSIVDVKCVDARGTTYVVEMQVLNVEAFEKRVVYNVAKAYTNQLEVGDDYPELDDVIGISICDFELWPRQDGASVPMLSRWRMQEQTSGVRGLPELQFVFLELPKYDTSREPESLVEKWAYFFREARNLTMIPPSLQHPPLVAALEAARTASFTREEWDAYIASGMAIQNERGALTLARREGLEEGIRQGIMATCDVLGIEMDDERRARLAALDAAGLEALLAHLRRERRFP from the coding sequence ATGAGCCGCCCCGTGTTCGCGGATCCCAAGACCGACTTCGTCTTCCAGCGGATCTTCGGCTCCGAGGAGCACAAGTCCGCTCTGATCGGCTTCCTGAACGACGTGCTCGGCCTTGATCATGCCCACCGCATCACGGACGTCTCGTTCTTGCCGGCCGAGCATCGTCCCAAGGTGAGCGAGCTCAAGTACTCGATCGTCGACGTGAAGTGTGTCGATGCGCGCGGGACGACCTACGTCGTCGAGATGCAGGTGCTCAACGTCGAAGCCTTCGAGAAGCGCGTCGTTTACAACGTCGCGAAGGCCTACACGAACCAGCTCGAAGTGGGGGACGACTACCCCGAGCTCGACGACGTCATCGGCATCAGCATCTGCGACTTCGAGCTGTGGCCGCGCCAGGACGGCGCGTCGGTCCCGATGCTCAGCCGGTGGCGTATGCAGGAGCAGACGAGCGGCGTGCGTGGGCTGCCCGAGCTCCAGTTCGTCTTCCTGGAACTGCCCAAGTACGACACGTCGCGCGAGCCCGAGTCGCTCGTCGAGAAGTGGGCGTACTTCTTCCGCGAGGCGCGCAACCTGACGATGATCCCGCCCTCGCTCCAGCACCCGCCGCTCGTCGCGGCGCTGGAGGCCGCGCGTACGGCGAGCTTCACGCGCGAGGAGTGGGACGCGTACATCGCCTCGGGCATGGCGATCCAGAACGAGCGCGGCGCGCTCACGCTGGCGCGCAGAGAGGGGCTTGAAGAGGGGATTCGTCAGGGCATCATGGCCACGTGCGACGTGCTCGGCATCGAAATGGACGACGAGCGCCGAGCCCGGCTCGCCGCGCTCGACGCAGCCGGGCTCGAAGCGTTGCTCGCGCACCTGCGGCGCGAGCGTCGCTTTCCTTGA
- a CDS encoding arsenate reductase ArsC: MTFQRPKMRSIVFLCVRNSARSQMAEGLGRTILGGDIRVQSAGSEPSHVNPWAIEVCREIGIDLTGQTSKYVGTIDPDSVDTVIRLCDEEVCPVSLSDKQHYYVPIEDPASDDPSFGREQMLARFRRARDAIKEQFESLAAILDRT, encoded by the coding sequence ATGACGTTCCAACGTCCGAAGATGCGGTCCATCGTTTTCTTGTGCGTACGAAACTCCGCGCGCAGCCAGATGGCCGAGGGGCTCGGGCGGACCATTCTCGGCGGCGACATCCGCGTCCAGAGCGCGGGCAGCGAGCCTTCGCACGTGAACCCGTGGGCGATCGAGGTGTGCCGGGAGATCGGCATCGACCTTACCGGACAAACGTCGAAATACGTGGGCACGATCGACCCCGACTCGGTGGACACGGTGATCCGCCTCTGCGACGAGGAGGTTTGTCCCGTGAGCCTGAGCGACAAGCAGCACTATTACGTGCCCATCGAGGATCCCGCGAGCGACGATCCGAGCTTCGGGCGCGAGCAGATGCTCGCTCGTTTCCGCCGCGCGCGGGACGCGATCAAGGAGCAGTTCGAATCCCTCGCGGCGATCCTCGATCGGACCTGA
- a CDS encoding PspA/IM30 family protein: MGIFARLATLIKSNLNDLISRSEDPEKMLNQVVIDMSNQLIEAKKQVAVSIADEKRLAKQAEQEAANAAEWERRAMLAIKAGDDNLAKEALARKKEHDQLAASYKDQWQKQKQAVEQLKTALRLLNNKIEEAKRKKNVLIARKKRAEAQKAIQETLSGLNNASAFETFDRMSAKIDQIEAEAEAAGEIQEQYSGDTLAHRFGQLEATQGAEDDLMALKRKMGVVPPEPPKEAAPAQVRVAGPAPAPPTQAEQDELAAALAELEAEEQREQARMKR, translated from the coding sequence ATGGGAATTTTCGCGCGACTCGCCACGCTCATCAAGTCGAACCTGAACGACCTCATCAGCCGCTCGGAGGACCCCGAGAAGATGCTGAACCAGGTCGTCATCGACATGTCCAACCAGCTCATCGAGGCGAAGAAGCAGGTGGCCGTCTCGATCGCCGACGAGAAGCGTCTCGCCAAGCAGGCCGAGCAGGAGGCCGCGAACGCCGCCGAGTGGGAGCGGCGCGCGATGCTCGCGATCAAGGCCGGCGACGACAACCTCGCGAAGGAAGCGCTGGCCCGCAAGAAGGAGCACGACCAGCTCGCCGCGTCCTACAAGGACCAGTGGCAGAAGCAGAAGCAAGCCGTCGAGCAGCTCAAAACCGCGCTCCGGCTGCTCAACAACAAGATCGAAGAGGCCAAGCGCAAGAAGAACGTGCTCATCGCGCGCAAGAAGCGCGCAGAGGCGCAGAAGGCCATCCAGGAGACGCTCTCCGGCCTGAACAACGCCTCCGCTTTCGAGACGTTCGATCGCATGTCGGCCAAGATCGACCAGATCGAGGCCGAGGCCGAGGCCGCGGGCGAGATCCAGGAGCAGTACTCGGGCGACACGCTCGCGCACCGCTTCGGTCAGCTCGAAGCCACGCAAGGCGCCGAGGACGACCTCATGGCGCTGAAGCGCAAGATGGGCGTCGTGCCGCCCGAGCCGCCGAAGGAGGCTGCCCCCGCGCAGGTGCGCGTCGCGGGCCCGGCCCCTGCCCCGCCGACGCAGGCCGAGCAAGACGAGCTCGCCGCCGCGCTCGCCGAGCTCGAAGCCGAAGAGCAACGCGAGCAAGCCCGCATGAAGCGCTAG
- a CDS encoding serine/threonine-protein kinase, with protein MAIHPGDILAGYRVTRLLGRGGMGEVWAARSDTTGRDVAIKVLLARAAVKPDLVQRFQREAKIASAIQSPYVCSLLDVGLTPDGAHLLVFEKLDGESLADRLKREQYLPFAEVFPIIEDVLCGLCAAHAADVIHRDLKPGNIFIERTASPERPERAKILDFGISKLKRGDGEQHEPTLTAFDATLGSFAYMAPEQVRGAARADERADIYAVGAVAFRSLSGRLPFEGTTAALLVAMKLERQAPSLAEATGDRWPAGIERFLERALERKRENRFATAREALDGWRTLAPGGRVIQPPPPVRAPAPSTLNVAPPDPPTVADEADAGVSQDDQPTWIDHPPTETVDTPLIGQALDVSMEPGRGRRTGR; from the coding sequence GTGGCGATCCACCCTGGCGACATCCTCGCGGGCTACCGAGTGACCCGCCTCCTCGGCCGCGGCGGTATGGGGGAGGTGTGGGCTGCCCGGAGCGATACGACCGGGCGTGACGTGGCCATCAAGGTGCTGCTCGCCCGCGCCGCCGTGAAGCCCGATCTCGTGCAGCGCTTCCAGCGCGAAGCCAAGATCGCCTCGGCCATCCAGAGCCCCTACGTTTGCAGCCTGCTCGACGTGGGCCTGACCCCCGACGGGGCGCACTTGCTGGTCTTCGAGAAGCTCGACGGCGAGAGCCTGGCCGACCGGCTGAAGCGCGAGCAATACCTGCCGTTCGCCGAGGTCTTCCCGATCATCGAGGACGTGCTCTGCGGGCTCTGCGCCGCCCACGCGGCGGACGTGATCCATCGGGATCTGAAGCCCGGAAACATCTTCATCGAGCGCACGGCGTCCCCCGAGCGGCCCGAGCGCGCGAAGATCCTGGACTTCGGGATCTCGAAGCTCAAGCGCGGCGACGGCGAGCAACACGAGCCGACGCTGACGGCCTTCGACGCGACGCTCGGCTCGTTCGCGTACATGGCGCCCGAGCAGGTGCGCGGCGCCGCGCGGGCGGACGAGCGGGCCGACATCTATGCGGTCGGCGCGGTCGCGTTTCGCTCGCTCTCGGGGCGGCTGCCCTTCGAGGGGACGACGGCGGCGCTGCTCGTGGCGATGAAGCTCGAACGGCAAGCGCCGAGCCTGGCCGAGGCGACGGGCGACCGCTGGCCCGCGGGGATCGAGCGGTTCCTCGAGCGCGCGCTCGAGCGCAAGCGCGAGAACCGGTTCGCCACGGCGCGCGAGGCGCTCGACGGCTGGCGCACGCTCGCGCCGGGCGGGCGCGTGATCCAGCCGCCGCCGCCGGTGCGGGCGCCGGCGCCCTCGACGCTGAACGTCGCGCCGCCCGATCCACCGACGGTCGCGGACGAGGCAGACGCGGGGGTGAGCCAGGACGATCAGCCCACGTGGATCGACCATCCGCCCACGGAGACGGTGGATACGCCGTTGATCGGGCAAGCGCTCGACGTCTCCATGGAGCCGGGGCGAGGACGCAGGACCGGCAGGTGA
- a CDS encoding CesT family type III secretion system chaperone, with amino-acid sequence MPRTAEDVESFLLQLSRHFEIDGGTYLVSAGAEMPPIAIRVAPPILAVRVAIGPLPKDPEHQNKLFRRLLEYNATDLMHAAYGIDDHTVVLSAALPLDNLDLNELEATLSDLDLALARHVPTLHDLATT; translated from the coding sequence ATGCCGCGAACCGCCGAGGACGTAGAGAGCTTCCTCCTGCAACTGAGCCGCCACTTCGAGATCGACGGCGGCACTTACCTCGTCTCCGCAGGCGCGGAGATGCCGCCGATCGCGATCCGCGTGGCGCCGCCGATCCTCGCCGTGCGCGTGGCGATCGGCCCGCTGCCGAAGGATCCCGAGCACCAGAACAAGCTGTTTCGCCGGTTGCTCGAGTACAACGCGACGGACCTGATGCACGCCGCCTACGGCATCGACGATCACACCGTCGTGCTGTCGGCCGCGTTGCCCCTCGACAACCTCGACCTCAACGAGCTCGAGGCCACGCTGAGCGACCTCGATCTCGCGTTGGCGCGACACGTGCCGACGCTCCACGATCTCGCCACCACCTAG
- the selB gene encoding selenocysteine-specific translation elongation factor has product MRRFVLGTAGHVDHGKTTLVRALTGIDTDRLPEEKRRGITIELGFAPWNLGDGIEVSIIDVPGHRRLVHTMIAGAIGMEVVMLVVAADEGVMPQTREHVAACELLGIRRAVVVVTKTDRVGEELAGLAGDEAVELVAGRMQAEVVLCSARTGEGLDAVRDAVRRALIALPPPAAAPRARLGVDRVFSVRGAGTVVTGTLVEGKIPLGAPLFVVGTGRAGERSAEGEVHKTSARGLHIHDRAVDLAEAPTRLALNLAGVPLESVHRGDLVTDDPSVVPTRRIDVSLRATAPVRSGMSVSVYIGTARSAGKLDLLGEPLEDGRRLARLRIADALAVVGGDRLVLRGSDVDGPAGAVLGGGEVLDARPPQSLRKRGRAARLAVLEALFVSRDSQAVMRALALESSPRPLPRDVLPSRFSLPAAELERAADKLGDKGELARIKRLGWVPRAALVELAVEARGLVAAHQKKNPLDRGMVLETLRARLAARTGAEAADEIIKLAASKSGSVAGEPIVVEGDVVRAPQITAASASGAVGAVGAALTALEKAQLKGITEFGVKEASGASPKEVKAILAKLVREGHATHAGELWFYRADIDALRAKVKAHLEKHGRMSIADFKDLSGLGRRQAIPLLELFDREGVTRREADDSRVRGK; this is encoded by the coding sequence GTGCGCCGCTTCGTCCTCGGCACTGCGGGTCACGTCGATCACGGCAAGACCACCCTGGTCCGCGCCCTGACGGGCATCGACACCGATCGTCTGCCCGAGGAAAAACGCCGCGGCATCACGATTGAGCTCGGTTTCGCGCCCTGGAACCTGGGCGACGGCATCGAGGTCAGCATCATCGACGTGCCGGGCCATCGTCGCCTCGTGCACACCATGATCGCCGGCGCGATCGGCATGGAGGTCGTGATGCTCGTCGTCGCTGCGGACGAGGGCGTCATGCCGCAGACCCGCGAGCACGTCGCCGCTTGCGAGCTGCTCGGGATTCGTCGCGCCGTCGTGGTCGTGACGAAGACGGATCGCGTGGGCGAGGAACTCGCGGGCCTCGCCGGCGACGAGGCCGTGGAGCTCGTCGCCGGCCGCATGCAGGCCGAGGTCGTGCTCTGCTCCGCGCGCACGGGCGAGGGCCTCGATGCGGTCCGTGACGCCGTCCGGCGCGCCTTGATCGCGCTCCCGCCGCCCGCCGCCGCGCCGCGCGCGCGCCTCGGCGTCGACCGCGTCTTCTCCGTGCGGGGCGCGGGCACCGTCGTCACGGGCACGCTCGTCGAGGGAAAGATCCCGCTCGGCGCGCCTCTTTTCGTCGTCGGCACCGGCCGCGCCGGCGAGCGCAGCGCCGAGGGCGAGGTCCACAAGACGAGCGCGCGCGGCCTGCACATCCACGATCGCGCCGTCGACCTCGCCGAGGCGCCGACCCGCCTCGCCTTGAACCTCGCGGGGGTGCCGCTCGAATCCGTGCACCGCGGCGACCTCGTCACCGACGATCCCAGCGTCGTCCCCACGCGCCGCATCGATGTCTCGCTCCGCGCCACGGCCCCCGTGCGCAGCGGCATGAGCGTCTCCGTGTACATCGGCACCGCGCGCTCCGCGGGCAAGCTCGACCTGCTCGGCGAGCCCCTCGAAGACGGCCGCCGCCTCGCCCGGCTGCGCATCGCCGACGCGCTCGCCGTCGTCGGCGGGGATCGGCTCGTCCTCCGCGGCTCGGACGTCGACGGCCCCGCGGGCGCCGTCCTTGGCGGCGGTGAGGTCCTCGACGCGCGCCCGCCGCAGAGCCTACGCAAACGCGGCCGCGCCGCGCGCCTCGCCGTCCTCGAAGCGCTCTTCGTCTCGCGCGACTCCCAGGCGGTCATGCGCGCGCTCGCCCTCGAATCCTCGCCGCGCCCGCTCCCGCGCGACGTCTTGCCCTCGCGGTTCTCCTTGCCCGCGGCCGAGCTCGAACGCGCGGCCGACAAGCTCGGCGACAAGGGTGAGCTCGCGCGCATCAAACGCCTCGGCTGGGTGCCTCGGGCTGCGCTCGTCGAGCTCGCCGTGGAGGCGCGTGGGCTCGTCGCCGCGCATCAAAAGAAGAACCCGCTCGATCGTGGCATGGTCCTCGAAACCTTGCGCGCGCGCCTCGCCGCGCGGACCGGGGCCGAGGCGGCCGACGAGATCATCAAGCTCGCGGCTTCGAAGAGCGGCAGCGTCGCCGGCGAGCCCATCGTCGTCGAGGGCGACGTCGTGCGCGCCCCGCAGATCACGGCCGCGTCGGCCTCGGGCGCGGTCGGCGCGGTCGGCGCGGCGCTCACGGCGCTGGAGAAGGCGCAGCTCAAGGGGATCACCGAGTTCGGCGTCAAGGAGGCCTCGGGCGCTTCGCCCAAGGAAGTGAAGGCGATCCTGGCGAAGCTCGTGCGCGAGGGCCACGCGACGCACGCTGGCGAACTCTGGTTTTACCGGGCCGACATCGACGCGCTCCGGGCCAAGGTGAAGGCGCACCTCGAAAAGCACGGCCGCATGTCGATCGCCGATTTCAAGGATCTATCGGGCCTCGGGCGGCGGCAGGCGATTCCGCTGCTCGAATTGTTCGACCGAGAGGGCGTCACGCGGCGCGAGGCCGATGACAGCCGGGTGAGGGGGAAATGA
- a CDS encoding cation-translocating P-type ATPase — protein MSEAGTTGTGSVRPSEQRAPASKAQPPALGGKDGPVYAEDIDALLGRLDASSSGGLDEAEAEARLAKYGKNRLPDPPQKSALRRLLEQFANPLVLTLLAAAAIAVVVGFTDHEGGILHRFGDAIAILLIVILNAFLGYYQERRAEAALDALQKLSAPSARVRRGGKVKVIAAEEVVPGDLLELEAGDAIAADARLVQTIDLATEEAALTGESTASMKDALAPVAADAPLGDRVNMVFTGTTVVRGKARAVITTTGSGTELGKIGEMIRSVGETKTPLEERLESFGTTILRACLVLSAVLLGWGFLRGGRPWHELLLEAVSLAVAAIPEGLPAITTITLALGMQRMAKRGAIVRKLPAVETLGAATVIASDKTGTLTQNEMTVRFVYAGGTRYQVTGEGYDPHGAFRHEGEIDLDLDKLPAPLTYTLATAALCNNAHLEQDKETKKWRIVGDPTEGALLALAAKGNLARESVAPSHQFVHELPFDSDRKRMTVITRDKNGREIAHVKGSVDVLLPLCVKYASDDGVRGLTEEDRRTITHVAEEMSGQALRVLAICRRVRKDGVADGDVERELTFLGLVGMMDPPRAGVKEAVATCKRAGIRAVMITGDHKLTATAIAKEIGLWDEGDEAITGSELAKMTDEELTKRVEHLRVFARTTAEQKLRIVRAFKAKGHVVAMTGDGVNDAPALRESHIGVAMGLGGTDVARQAADLVLADDNFATIVEAVREGRAIYRNIQKFIFFLLSSNMGLLVAVFVVSFFGKWPPLTPLMILWINLVTNGLPALALGIDPPDPHLMREPPRDTSEGLLNRRDYLGILYVGGIMGAAAVALYVLSPQDEQGLLQTRALAFSLLALSPLFHAWSCRSPVLSAFSSKPLVSLPLLLACAASAAIHLVAILVPSLRPVFRTYAMSPNEWMILLVLSALVVPAVEIAKVIDRAIRKQTAR, from the coding sequence ATGAGTGAAGCTGGGACGACGGGCACGGGATCCGTCCGCCCCTCCGAGCAGCGCGCGCCTGCAAGCAAGGCGCAGCCGCCAGCCCTCGGAGGGAAGGACGGGCCCGTTTACGCAGAGGACATCGACGCCCTCCTGGGTCGACTCGACGCGAGTTCGAGCGGCGGGCTCGACGAAGCCGAGGCCGAGGCGCGGCTCGCGAAGTACGGCAAGAACAGGCTCCCGGATCCGCCGCAGAAGAGCGCGCTCCGGAGGCTGCTCGAGCAGTTCGCGAACCCGCTCGTGCTCACGCTGCTCGCGGCGGCCGCGATCGCGGTCGTCGTTGGCTTCACGGATCACGAGGGCGGCATTTTGCATCGCTTCGGCGACGCGATTGCGATCCTCCTGATCGTCATCCTCAACGCGTTCCTCGGCTACTACCAGGAGCGCCGCGCCGAGGCCGCGCTCGACGCGCTGCAGAAGCTCAGCGCGCCCTCCGCGCGCGTGCGTCGCGGCGGCAAGGTGAAGGTCATCGCGGCCGAGGAGGTGGTCCCGGGCGATCTCCTGGAGCTCGAAGCGGGCGACGCGATTGCGGCCGACGCGCGGCTCGTGCAGACGATCGACCTCGCGACCGAAGAAGCGGCGCTGACGGGCGAGAGCACCGCCTCGATGAAGGACGCGCTCGCGCCGGTCGCGGCGGACGCGCCGCTCGGCGACCGCGTGAACATGGTCTTCACGGGGACGACGGTCGTGCGCGGCAAGGCGCGCGCCGTCATCACCACGACGGGCAGCGGCACCGAGCTCGGCAAGATCGGCGAGATGATCCGGTCCGTCGGCGAGACGAAAACGCCGCTCGAAGAGCGCCTGGAGTCGTTCGGTACGACGATCCTGCGCGCCTGCCTCGTGCTCTCGGCGGTGCTCCTCGGCTGGGGCTTTTTGCGCGGCGGAAGGCCGTGGCACGAGCTCTTGCTCGAAGCCGTGAGCCTCGCGGTCGCCGCGATCCCCGAGGGTCTGCCGGCGATCACCACGATCACGCTCGCGCTCGGCATGCAGCGCATGGCGAAGCGCGGGGCCATCGTGCGCAAGCTGCCGGCGGTCGAGACGCTCGGCGCGGCGACGGTCATCGCCTCGGACAAGACCGGCACGCTCACGCAGAACGAGATGACCGTGCGGTTCGTCTACGCCGGCGGCACGCGCTACCAGGTCACGGGCGAGGGGTACGATCCGCACGGCGCCTTCCGGCACGAGGGCGAGATCGACCTCGACCTCGACAAGCTCCCCGCGCCGCTCACGTACACGCTCGCCACGGCCGCGCTCTGCAACAACGCGCACCTCGAGCAGGACAAGGAGACGAAGAAGTGGCGCATCGTCGGGGATCCGACGGAAGGCGCGCTGCTCGCGCTCGCGGCCAAGGGCAACCTCGCCCGCGAGTCCGTCGCCCCCTCGCACCAGTTCGTCCACGAGTTGCCCTTCGACAGCGACCGCAAGCGCATGACCGTGATCACGCGCGACAAGAACGGCCGCGAGATCGCGCACGTGAAGGGCAGCGTCGACGTGCTCCTCCCGCTCTGCGTGAAGTACGCGAGCGACGACGGCGTGCGTGGCCTGACCGAAGAGGATCGACGCACGATCACCCACGTCGCCGAGGAGATGAGCGGGCAGGCGCTCCGCGTGCTCGCGATCTGCCGCCGCGTGCGCAAGGACGGCGTGGCGGACGGCGACGTCGAGCGAGAGCTCACGTTCCTCGGCCTCGTGGGCATGATGGATCCGCCGCGCGCGGGCGTGAAGGAAGCCGTCGCGACCTGCAAGCGCGCCGGCATCCGCGCGGTGATGATCACCGGCGATCACAAGCTCACGGCGACCGCGATTGCCAAGGAGATCGGCCTCTGGGACGAGGGTGACGAGGCGATCACGGGCTCCGAGCTCGCGAAGATGACGGACGAGGAGCTGACGAAGCGCGTGGAGCACCTGCGCGTCTTCGCGCGGACCACGGCCGAGCAGAAGCTCCGCATCGTGCGGGCCTTCAAGGCGAAGGGGCACGTCGTGGCGATGACGGGCGACGGCGTGAACGACGCGCCGGCGCTGCGCGAGTCGCACATCGGCGTGGCGATGGGCCTCGGCGGCACGGACGTCGCGCGGCAGGCCGCCGACCTCGTGCTCGCGGACGACAACTTCGCCACGATCGTCGAGGCGGTACGCGAAGGCCGCGCGATCTACCGCAACATCCAGAAGTTCATCTTCTTCTTGCTCTCGTCGAACATGGGCCTGCTCGTGGCCGTGTTCGTGGTGTCGTTCTTCGGCAAGTGGCCGCCGCTGACGCCGCTCATGATCCTGTGGATCAACCTCGTCACGAACGGCCTGCCGGCCCTGGCGCTGGGCATCGATCCGCCGGATCCGCACCTCATGCGCGAGCCGCCGCGCGACACGAGCGAGGGCCTGCTGAACCGCCGCGACTACCTCGGGATCCTCTACGTCGGCGGGATCATGGGCGCCGCCGCGGTCGCGCTCTACGTGCTCTCGCCGCAGGACGAGCAGGGGCTCCTCCAGACGCGGGCCCTCGCCTTCTCGCTGCTCGCGCTCTCGCCGCTCTTCCACGCGTGGAGCTGCCGGAGCCCGGTCCTCTCGGCCTTCTCCTCGAAGCCGCTCGTGAGCCTCCCGCTCCTGCTCGCGTGCGCCGCGAGCGCGGCGATCCACCTCGTCGCGATCCTGGTGCCGAGCCTGCGCCCGGTGTTCCGGACCTACGCGATGTCGCCGAACGAGTGGATGATCCTGCTCGTCCTGTCGGCGCTGGTGGTGCCGGCCGTGGAGATCGCCAAGGTCATCGACCGGGCGATCCGCAAGCAGACCGCCCGCTGA
- a CDS encoding tellurite resistance TerB family protein, whose amino-acid sequence MAEVKRLQGLGNVAAVQEALAQANAYKEMLEREAAAKAEAEAQHAAEEAHVGAQIGALVEAAYLVASADGRYTSSESERLVERVGALTEDKFASHQLAAMADEAQSRASEGIDARARAIAEILPDPELRRATLLVASAVAWLDGGVGQKEGLALQSLARAFGFSIDELHKIMSKAHG is encoded by the coding sequence ATGGCGGAAGTGAAGCGGCTGCAGGGCCTGGGGAATGTCGCAGCAGTGCAAGAGGCCCTCGCGCAAGCGAACGCATACAAGGAAATGCTCGAGCGCGAGGCCGCCGCGAAGGCCGAGGCCGAGGCCCAACACGCCGCCGAGGAGGCCCACGTGGGCGCCCAGATCGGCGCACTCGTCGAAGCCGCGTACCTGGTCGCATCCGCAGACGGGCGCTACACGAGCAGCGAATCCGAGCGGCTGGTCGAGCGCGTCGGCGCCCTGACGGAGGACAAGTTCGCCTCGCACCAGCTCGCCGCGATGGCCGACGAAGCCCAAAGCCGCGCCTCCGAAGGCATCGACGCCCGCGCCCGCGCCATCGCAGAAATCCTGCCCGATCCGGAGCTCCGCCGCGCAACCTTGCTCGTCGCCTCCGCCGTCGCATGGCTCGACGGCGGCGTCGGTCAGAAGGAAGGCCTCGCCCTCCAGTCCCTCGCCCGCGCATTCGGCTTCTCGATCGACGAACTGCACAAGATCATGAGCAAGGCCCACGGCTGA
- a CDS encoding sigma 54-interacting transcriptional regulator, producing MNDATVLSRNKVEVRGGRIKVGKAGWVEVGTEPVIVGRNAQCSIVLDDAKISAVHAELVATEQGVRVRDLGSRNGTFAGGVRVGEVFLLAACKLRLGETELTFEPARPERITVPSLPAFGPLVAQSAGMRGIFEKLSKVAPTDLTVLITGETGTGKEVVAQAIHQASARAKKPFVVVDCGSIPSSLAEATLFGHERGAFTGAVDKRLSPFVEAEGGTIFLDELGELPIEVQPKLLRALAERRIKSVGGSSYREVDVRVLAATRRDLVRAVNTGAFRSDLYFRVAQVRVELPALRQRLEDIPVLVRRMLRDLGGDEGAFDRVSNSTLERLMRHDWPGNVRELKNAVAVAYALAGEGEELDVAAHLGALTEIHEPHVAGPPPSSSAGGPVSTGAGASFKGKAFQEAKHDVLARFEREYFAGLFDEAKGNISEIARRAGMERAHVRTYLKRHGIHGKTEGGDA from the coding sequence GTGAACGACGCGACCGTCCTTTCACGAAACAAGGTCGAAGTCCGCGGAGGCCGCATCAAGGTCGGCAAGGCGGGCTGGGTGGAAGTGGGCACGGAGCCGGTGATCGTGGGCCGCAACGCCCAGTGCAGCATCGTGCTCGACGACGCGAAGATCAGCGCGGTGCACGCCGAGCTCGTGGCCACCGAGCAGGGCGTGCGCGTGCGGGATCTCGGCAGCCGCAATGGCACGTTCGCGGGCGGCGTGCGCGTGGGCGAGGTCTTTCTGCTCGCGGCGTGCAAGCTCCGGCTCGGCGAGACCGAGCTCACCTTCGAGCCGGCGCGGCCCGAGCGGATCACGGTGCCCTCGCTCCCGGCCTTTGGCCCGCTCGTCGCGCAGAGCGCCGGGATGCGCGGCATCTTCGAAAAGCTCTCCAAGGTCGCGCCGACGGATCTCACGGTGCTGATCACGGGCGAGACGGGCACGGGCAAGGAGGTCGTGGCGCAGGCGATCCACCAGGCGAGCGCGCGCGCGAAAAAGCCGTTCGTCGTGGTCGACTGCGGCTCGATCCCGTCGAGCCTCGCGGAGGCGACGCTCTTCGGCCACGAGCGGGGCGCGTTCACGGGCGCGGTCGACAAGCGCCTCTCGCCGTTCGTGGAGGCCGAGGGGGGGACGATCTTCCTCGACGAGCTCGGCGAGCTGCCGATCGAGGTGCAGCCGAAGCTGCTCCGCGCGCTGGCGGAGCGGCGCATCAAGAGCGTCGGCGGCTCCTCGTACCGCGAGGTCGACGTGCGCGTGCTCGCAGCGACACGGCGGGATCTCGTGCGGGCCGTGAATACCGGCGCGTTCCGCAGCGACCTTTACTTCCGCGTGGCGCAGGTGCGTGTGGAGCTGCCCGCGCTGCGGCAGCGGCTCGAAGACATCCCGGTGCTCGTGCGCCGCATGCTGCGGGATCTCGGCGGCGACGAGGGCGCGTTCGATCGTGTCTCGAACTCGACGCTCGAGCGGCTGATGCGGCACGACTGGCCGGGCAACGTGCGCGAGCTGAAGAACGCGGTCGCGGTGGCGTATGCGCTGGCGGGCGAGGGCGAGGAGCTCGACGTGGCGGCGCACCTCGGGGCGCTGACGGAGATCCACGAGCCGCACGTCGCGGGCCCGCCGCCTTCGAGCAGCGCGGGCGGCCCGGTCTCGACGGGCGCGGGCGCGTCGTTCAAGGGCAAGGCGTTCCAGGAGGCCAAGCACGACGTGCTCGCGCGGTTCGAGCGCGAGTACTTCGCGGGGCTCTTCGACGAGGCGAAGGGCAACATCTCGGAGATCGCGCGCCGCGCCGGCATGGAGCGCGCCCACGTCCGCACGTACCTCAAGCGGCACGGCATCCACGGCAAGACCGAGGGCGGCGACGCTTGA